A genome region from Sphaeramia orbicularis chromosome 19, fSphaOr1.1, whole genome shotgun sequence includes the following:
- the mki67 gene encoding proliferation marker protein Ki-67 isoform X6: MPLHGKIVVIKRSGGDGTEFPLAASCLFGRKTDCDIRIQLPQVSKEHCRIDLNENKEVIVTNLSSANPTCINGQALQQSERLKHGDVITIIDRSFRFEYPPAPTPKKRSSIGGKAETLKVLQDHQVGSTTTVEKRISEASSDPHLKVGNNHDNIQRSLEKTLELESKEDGCLPQSKAASPFNDLYQMIKKSLDVKTPRKSSASLLQTPSSKFCTPQPQSVRKNDGTPFIFTACKGTPKREAARISPRTTETKKAETPSSGTPQSVKKQRRSLQASATKTEAPDVEAEQSKLTSPQTRRQATPQKFTLTEVIEQLPTPMPKSPVRRRSKDNTPAKETVNKDEEKAMTSPKTEAKRKATPKSSEKGDQVKEMPKKRKSGELGKDLPMQQMKKKRVSFGGHLSPELFDKRLPPNSPLRKGATPRRSLCLLKPKESLLRRASVIGLMKFDQDRGKNTSPKTPTSAKKSPASKTASPKTPSPGKKSPASKTASPKTPSPGKKSPASKTPSPGKKSPASKTPSPGKKSPASKTASPKTPTSAKKSPASKTASPKTPTSARKSPASKTPSPGNKSKTPKANDQPKNQRKSTGSTVRRRSSPNIKENTPTATVTPVKTPLNSRIQTPTVQGRFSVSRISTPSPTAVDDVIDMASSATVTPKIPLRRKSMKSTTKKTPGLTKSAVKVIRRSGISRVSMKAMNSWADIVKFGQAKVQRAAPTAKCQTVTKKTVKKVPKPQTPARRLKDLALASTGHANSPATIVVGRAVKQRVVHATGAAPRVVINTALSKKDMKMDEDMTGISEMFKTPVHERERSVNSEKSVLKTPVVDLSRSLVEPSMLNTPEEPGQMTVSPLTVKVTRYNSEAVQRLLNGDKEAISGDIPPLEISSDSSEQQPNDMSSHAPTTPNQKIELSECFTGVKRIMKTPKQENKPLEDLRGKLLKTPRQKPEPKECLTGVKRIMKTPKLKAEPVEDIRGNLLKTPTQKTEQQECLTGVKRMMRTPRQKSEPVEDIRGNLLKTPKQKTEQQECLTGVKRMMRTPRQKSEPVEDIRGNLLKTPKQKPEQKECLSGVKQIFNIPQWEDEPLEEGRLDEAKELLEMPKFMQESDILSDEMAKKTESSPSMLLSGIKTMTKTPKEKSTPVEDMVGLKRLMKTPKEKSEPVEKNFGIKRLMKSPRLRGVAPVEDFEGLEELMKEPLSTPAGQEKAVETEEQMLLDCDSAIEKELDLAEDLQNNADMAKADPTEAIGDNESEEVHVETGLSDAMDTVSESGVDDGSLKDQAEVEADANEVMPSGSEENTTHSMEIITQEPTAESLALETATCKVTEIDETVIPDVQKKSVRGRRAKVAESKAADDKQQVAPSEDPVIPAPVRGRRGKKTEAPAPPAVRQTARGRNAKTTESKDDALTQEESAAVPAVKPKQKVKKATEEQAQTVQEVPAETVEVPEDKQTSQVNADHEANDDAEPQGKPVVKRGKKSKQASVPQADVAEDASEVVPAQGEENTMDATETEVPEVKTDTFKVTENEVVVIPDTQKKPLRGRRAKVVESKVTDVEQAVASEEPVVAAPVKGRRGKKTEAPAPPAVRQTTRGRNAKAQEGTSDEKPEKVPEKSVETQMVPDVSAEDAGDQHAVINASHVDVPAPPEEKSTSKPKRGRKTKPTPVEAPQPEAESTEVVNDQQVIEDVQPELPVPTVDKPKRGGRKTKPDAGKQNEVTEDTVVPEETKQVARPPARAKRGRNAKEEEKPDNNEPALPVETPTPHEPVKKMRRTRKAEQDPEEPSEEVPTAKTVTPEEMVASVPAQPEKIKEATQVPKPRRGARKAQEPDSVTPVESTEVQEVPVVSSTDKPKRGRRGKQAAEEASVTEMVPEEKPEHEPETEEKTNTESTHAVKTKPSRVRGVKTSAKNEVSESVPAKRVRRGAAVPVEESSVEVTDVVPEPAPLPVEPVKRGRRAATKAKTNTEEMVSSDQVNSTEDSSNAVEDKKSKRSVKWKADCEVFEVTPLKAVRGRKLKSGDQKDTESNNMSKSATKTEEEDLSDQKSQPVKRARRGAKVTDIKEESTNKLPEEDQVISKKDDTEAQPKTRRGRSAKK; encoded by the exons ATGCCATTACATGGGAAAATAGTTGTGATAAAGAGGAGTGGAGGAGACGGGACTGAGTTTCCCCTCGCTGCCTCCTGCTTATTTGGAAG GAAGACTGATTGTGACATCCGTATTCAGCTTCCTCAAGTGTCCAAGGAGCATTGCAGAATTGATCTGAATGAAAATAAAGAG GTTATTGTGACAAATTTGAGCTCTGCAAATCCAACTTGTATCAACGGGCAGGCTTTGCAGCAGTCTGAGCGTTTAAAGCATGGAGATGTGATAACTATTATTGATCGTTCTTTCAG GTTCGAGTACCCTCCAGCACCCACACCCAAAAAGAGATCTTCCATTGGAGGCAAAGCTGAAACCCTTAAA GTTCTGCAAGATCACCAAGTTGGGAGCACTACCACAGTTGAAAAAAGAATCTCTGAAGCATCATCTG ACCCCCATCTGAAAGTTGGAAACAACCATGACAACATCCAACGATCCCTGGAGAAGACTTTGGAGTTGGAATCCAAAGAAGATGGTTGTCTGCCTCAAAGCAAGGCTGCGTCCCCTTTCAATGATCTGTATCAAATGATTAAAAAATCTCTTGATGTCAAGACCCCTCGGAAGTCTTCTGCCAGTCTATTGCAGACGCCTTCATCAAAGTTTTGCACTCCACAGCCTCAGTCAGTCAGAAAAAATGATGGAACACCTTTCATTTTCACTGCATGCAAAGGCACCCCTAAGAGAGAGGCAGCAAGAATCTCTCCCAGAACAACTGAAACTAAGAAAGCTGAAACACCTAGCAGTGGGACTCCACAGTCTGTTAAGAAGCAGAGAAGGTCCCTCCAGGCTTCTGCTACAAAGACAGAGGCACCTGATGTTGAAGCCGAACAGTCTAAACTAACTTCACCACAAACAAGACGCCAAGCAACACCCCAGAAGTTTACTTTGACTGAGGTTATTGAGCAACTCCCTACTCCAATGCCCAAGTCACCTGTGAGAAgaagaagcaaagataacacacCAGCCAAGGAAACAGTGAACAAGGACGAAGAGAAAGCTATGACGTCTCCCAAAACAGAAGCTAAACGAAAGGCAACACCAAAGAGCTCAGAGAAAGGAGATCAAG TTAAAGAGATGCCCAAAAAGCGTAAAAGTGGAGAACTTGGAAAAGATTTACCCATGCAACAGATGAAAAAGAAGCGTGTGTCTTTTGGAGGTCATTTGAGTCCAGAGTTATTTGACAAACGTCTACCTCCAAACTCACCATTACGTAAAGGGGCCACTCCGCGGAGAAGTTTGTGTCTCTTAAAACCGAAAGAGTCACTCCTTAGGCGAGCATCAGTCATTGGTTTGATGAAG TTTGATCAAGATCGTGGCAAAAATACTTCTCCCAAGACACCAACATCTGCAAAGAAGTCACCTGCATCCAAGACGGCATCTCCCAAGACTCCATCACCTGGAAAGAAGTCACCTGCATCCAAGACGGCATCTCCCAAGACTCCATCACCTGGAAAGAAGTCGCCTGCAT CCAAGACTCCATCACCTGGAAAGAAGTCACCTGCAT CCAAGACTCCATCACCTGGAAAGAAGTCGCCTGCATCCAAGACAGCATCTCCCAAGACACCAACATCTGCAAAGAAGTCGCCTGCATCCAAGACAGCATCTCCCAAGACACCAACATCTGCAAGGAAGTCGCCTGCATCCAAGACCCCATCACCTGGAAATAAATCAAAGACCCCAAAGGCCAATGACCAACCAAAAAATCAGCGAAAGTCCACAGGGTCTACAGTGAGGAGAAGGTCTAGTCCAAATATTAAAGAAAACACACCCACTGCCACTGTAACACCAGTGAAAACCCCCTTGAATTCAAGGATACAGACCCCTACAGTACAAGGCCGCTTCTCTGTGTCTCGCATCAGCACACCATCTCCAACTGCTGTAGATGATGTTATTGACATGGCTTCTTCAGCCACTGTAACTCCTAAAATACCACTGAGACGGAAGAGCATGAAGAGCACCACAAAGAAGACTCCAGGTTTGACGAAGAGTGCTGTAAAAGTGATTCGCAGAAGTGGAATTTCACGAGTCTCTATGAAGG CTATGAATTCCTGGGCAGACATTGTGAAATTTGGCCAGGCTAAGGTCCAGCGGGCTGCCCCAACAGCTAAATGCCAGACAGTCACCAAAAAGACTGTGAAGAAAGTTCCCAAACCACAG ACACCTGCAAGACGCCTGAAGGACCTCGCACTGGCCAGCACTGGACATGCAAATTCACCTGCTACGATTGTTGTGGGAAGAGCTGTCAAACAGAGGGTTGTACATGCCACTGGTGCTGCACCAAGAGTGGTCATTAATACAGCACTGTCCAAGAAGGACATGAAAATGGATGAAGACATGACTG GAATTTCTGAAATGTTTAAAACTCCTGTACATGAAAGGGAGAGATCTGTCAACAGTGAGAAGAGTGTCCTCAAAACACCAGTAGTAGATCTCAGCAGATCGCTGGTAGAACCATCCATGTTGAACACACCAGAGGAGCCAG GTCAAATGACGGTGTCACCCCTGACTGTGAAAGTCACAAGATACAACAGTGAGGCAGTCCAGCGCCTCCTTAATGGAGACAAAGAAGCAATCTCTGGTGACATACCTCCTTTGGAGATTAGCTCTGATTCTAGTGAGCAGCAGCCCAATGACATGAGTTCACACGCTCCAACAACTCCAAACCAGAAGATAGAACTGTCAGAGTGTTTCactggagtcaagagaattatGAAGACACCAAAGCAGGAAAACAAACCTCTTGAGGACTTGAGAGGGAAACTTCTCAAGACTCCCAGACAGAAACCTGAACCAAAGGAGTGTCTGACCGGAGTGAAGAGGATCATGAAGACTCCAAAATTGAAAGCAGAACCTGTAGAGGACATCAGAGGAAATCTCCTGAAGACTCCTACGCAGAAAACTGAACAGCAAGAGTGTCTCACCGGAGTCAAGAGAATGATGAGGACCCCAAGACAGAAGTCTGAACCTGTAGAGGACATCAGAGGAAATCTCCTGAAGACTCCCAAGCAGAAGACTGAGCAGCAAGAGTGTCTCACCGGAGTCAAGAGAATGATGAGGACCCCAAGACAGAAGTCTGAACCTGTAGAGGACATCAGAGGAAATCTCCTGAAGACTCCCAAGCAGAAGCCTGAACAGAAAGAGTGCCTCAGTGGAGTAAAGCAAATTTTCAACATTCCACAATGGGAGGATGAACCACTCGAAGAAGGAAGACTTGATGAAGCTAAAGAACTTTTGGAGATGCCTAAATTCATGCAGGAATCTGACATCCTATCTGATGAGATGGCCAAGAAAACTGAGAGCTCCCCATCCATGCTTCTCTCAGGCATCAAGACAATGACGAAGACCCCCAAGGAGAAAAGCACTCCTGTTGAAGATATGGTTGGTCTTAAGAGGCTCATGAAAACTCCAAAGGAAAAGAGCGAACCTGTTGAGAAGAACTTTGGTATCAAGAGACTCATGAAGTCACCGCGGCTGAGGGGTGTTGCACCAGTGGAAGACTTTGAAGGCCTTGAAGAGCTCATGAAGGAGCCACTGAGTACTCCAGCAGGACAAGAAAAGGCAGTTGAG ACTGAAGAACAAATGCTTTTGGATTGTGATTCAGCAATAGAAAAAG AGCTGGACTTGGCTGAGGATCTGCAAAATAATGCAGACATGGCAAAAG CAGATCCAACTGAAGCTATTGGTGATAACGAGTCAGAGGAAGTCCACGTTGAGACTGGCCTATCAGACGCCATGGACACTGTCTCTGAATCAGGAGTAGATGATGGTTCACTAAAAGACCAAGCTGAAGTAGAGGCAGATGCCAATGAAGTCATGCCCAGTGGAAGTGAAGAAAATACTACACATTCCATGGAAATCATTACCCAGGAACCAACAGCTGAGAGTTTAGCTCTGGAGACGGCAACTTGCAAAGTGACAGAAATTGATGAAACTGTCATCCCTGATGTTCAGAAGAAATCTGTTCGAGGCAGAAGGGCAAAGGTGGCGGAATCTAAAGCAGCTGATGACAAACAGCAGGTAGCACCGTCTGAAGACCCTGTCATTCCAGCTCCAGTCAGAGGACGAAGAGGGAAGAAAACTGAAGCTCCGGCACCACCTGCTGTCAGACAGACCGCAAGAGGCAGAAATGCTAAAACCACTGAATCCAAGGATGATGCACTCACACAAGAGGAAAGTGCTGCAGTGCCTGCTGTCAAACCAAAGCAAAAGGTCAAAAAAGCTACTGAAGAACAAGCTCAAACAGTCCAGGAGGTTCCTGCTGAAACCGTAGAGGTGCCAGAAGATAAACAGACATCCCAAGTTAATGCCGATCATGAAGCAAATGATGATGCAGAACCTCAAGGGAAACCTGTTGTCAAGCGAGGAAAGAAAAGTAAACAGGCATCTGTTCCCCAGGCTGATGTGGCAGAAG ATGCAAGTGAGGTGGTTCCTGCTCAAGGTGAAGAAAATACAATGGATGCAACAGAAACTGAGGTGCCAGAAGTGAAGACAGACACTTTCAAAGTCACTGAAAATGAAGTTGTTGTCATCCCTGATACTCAGAAGAAACCTCTTCGAGGCAGAAGGGCAAAGGTGGTGGAATCTAAAGTGACTGATGTTGAACAGGCTGTAGCATCTGAAGAACCTGTTGTTGCAGCTCCAGTCAAAGGACGAAGAGGGAAGAAAACTGAAGCTCCAGCACCACCTGCTGTCAGACAGACCACAAGAGGCAGAAATGCCAAAGCTCAAGAAGGCACTTCTGATGAGAAACCTGAAAAAGTCCCAGAGAAGTCTGTAGAAACTCAAATGGTGCCTGATGTATCTGCTGAAGATGCAGGAGACCAACATGCAGTAATAAATGccagtcatgtagatgttccagCACCCCCTGAAGAAAAATCCACATCAAAACCCAAAAGGGGGAGAAAAACTAAACCAACACCTGTTGAGGCACCTCAACCAGAGGCAGAAAGCACTGAAGTTGTGAATGACCAGCAGGTTATAGAAGATGTTCAGCCGGAACTGCCTGTTCCCACTGTTGACAAACCTAAGAGAGGTGGGAGAAAGACCAAACCAGATGCTGGTAAACAAAATGAGGTGACAGAAGACACAGTTGTCCCAGAGGAGACCAAGCAGGTGGCTCGACCCCCTGCCAGGGCAAAGAGGGGAAGAAATgctaaagaggaagaaaagccagACAACAATGAACCAGCTCTTCCAGTTGAGACTCCAACACCCCATGAGCCTGTGAAAAAAATGAGAAGGACCAGGAAGGCTGAGCAAGATCCTGAAGAACCAAGTGAAGAAGTCCCAACAGCTAAAACTGTTACACCAGAGGAGATGGTGGCTTCAGTTCCGGCTCAGCCTGAAAAGATCAAAGAAGCTACTCAGGTTCCAAAACCTAGAAGAGGTGCACGGAAAGCACAAGAGCCTGACAGTGTAACCCCAGTCGAATCCACGGAGGTTCAGGAGGTCCCTGTAGTCAGCTCCACAGACAAGCCCAAGCGAGGCAGGAGAGGAAAACAAGCTGCTGAAGAGGCCAGTGTCACTGAAATGGTGCCAGAAGAAAAACCTGAGCATGAGCCAGAGACTGAAGAGAAGACTAACACTGAGTCCACTCATGCTGTAAAAACCAAACCAAGTAGAGTGAGGGGGGTCAAAACCTCAGCAAAAAATGAGGTCTCTGAATCAGTTCCAGCCAAAAGAGTACGTCGAGGTGCCGCTGTTCCTGTAGAGGAGAGCAGTGTAGAAGTCACTGATGTGGTTCCAGAACCTGCTCCACTTCCAGTGGAGCCTGTCAAAAGGGGGAGAAGGGCAGCAACAAAGGCTAAAACAAACACTGAAGAGATGGTGAGCAGTGACCAGGTGAACTCCACTGAAGATTCAAGCAACGCTGTTGAAGACAAGAAATCTAAAAGATCTGTTAAATGGAAAGCAGACTGTGAGGTCTTTGAAGTAACTCCTCTGAAGGCCGTTCGAGGCAGGAAGTTGAAGTCCGGAGACCAAAAGGATACTGAAAGCAACAATATGTCAAAGAGTGCCACCAAAACTGAAGAGGAGGATCTCTCGGATCAGAAATCTCAGCCTGTGAAGAGAGCCAGGCGAGGGGCAAAGGTCACCGATATCAAAGAGGAGTCCACAAACAAGCTTCCTGAAGAGGACCAGGTCATCTCAAAGAAGGACGATACTGAGGCACAGCCAAAAACTAGAAGAGGAAGATCAGCTAAGAAATGA